A genome region from Methanobacterium subterraneum includes the following:
- a CDS encoding copper-translocating P-type ATPase, whose amino-acid sequence MKNSHSHHKMGHQTKSDDHDHDGDGHDHHHMIEDYKRRFWICLILTIPILILSPHIQHIFGVHDILMFPGDVYLLFALSSVVYFYGGYPFFQGIYKELKVRNPGMMTLVAVAITTAYLYSSAVVFGLRGELFFWELATLIDIMLLGHWLEMRSVMGASRALEELVKLLPSRAHKLMPDGETMDVPLEDLSVGDQVLIRPGEKIPVDGEIIKGETSIDESMLTGESNPVYRIQGQNVIGGAINGDGAIRVEIQKTGEDSFLSQVIKLVGEAQKSSSQTQNLADRFAMWLTVIALTCGFITLIVWLVVTGQDMAFSLERAVTVMVTTCPHALGLAIPLVVAVSTALAAGNGLLIRNRTSFENARNIDAVIFDKTGTLTQGKFGVTDIIPIADGIDTREVLKYAASLEAYSEHPIARGLAKEVDEHYPVDKFQAIPGKGVKGIIQGRRVEVVSPGHLTERGFTLDNEELNELSREGKTIVMVLVNGVLTLAVALADIIRPESKETISSLKSMGIKCIMITGDKKEVAEWVSSELGLDQYFAEVLPYQKAGEVKKIQDGGFTVAMTGDGINDAPALAQADVGIAIGAGTDVAIETADIILVRSNPLDVLKIIQLAGSTYRKMVENLAWGAGYNIFAIPLAAGVLSAYGIILTPAMGAVLMSASTIIVAVNSRFLRMGK is encoded by the coding sequence TTGAAAAATTCACATTCCCACCACAAAATGGGACACCAAACAAAATCAGATGACCATGACCATGATGGAGATGGGCATGATCATCATCACATGATTGAAGATTATAAGAGACGTTTCTGGATTTGTCTAATTTTAACCATTCCTATACTTATTTTATCCCCTCATATCCAGCACATCTTTGGAGTGCATGATATCCTGATGTTTCCAGGTGATGTTTACCTACTCTTCGCCCTATCATCAGTGGTATACTTTTACGGGGGCTACCCCTTCTTTCAGGGAATTTACAAAGAACTTAAGGTGAGAAATCCAGGAATGATGACCCTGGTGGCCGTGGCAATCACCACTGCTTATCTTTACAGCAGTGCAGTGGTTTTCGGACTTCGGGGTGAGTTATTCTTCTGGGAACTGGCAACCCTTATCGATATCATGCTCCTGGGCCACTGGTTAGAGATGAGGTCAGTGATGGGTGCCTCCCGTGCCCTGGAGGAACTGGTGAAACTGCTGCCCAGTCGTGCCCATAAGTTAATGCCTGATGGGGAGACTATGGATGTTCCCCTGGAGGATCTGTCAGTGGGTGACCAAGTGTTAATCCGGCCGGGAGAAAAAATCCCAGTGGATGGGGAGATAATCAAGGGCGAGACCAGTATTGATGAATCAATGCTTACCGGTGAATCAAATCCAGTTTACAGAATTCAAGGCCAAAATGTAATTGGTGGTGCTATCAACGGTGACGGAGCTATCCGGGTGGAGATCCAGAAAACAGGGGAGGACTCTTTCTTATCCCAGGTGATAAAGCTGGTGGGAGAAGCTCAAAAAAGCAGTTCACAGACCCAAAACCTGGCGGATCGATTCGCAATGTGGCTGACTGTAATCGCCCTCACCTGTGGTTTCATAACTTTAATAGTCTGGTTGGTAGTAACTGGCCAGGATATGGCCTTCTCCTTAGAAAGGGCGGTGACAGTAATGGTCACCACCTGCCCCCATGCCTTGGGTCTGGCCATACCGCTGGTTGTTGCTGTTTCAACTGCTTTAGCCGCTGGAAACGGACTTTTAATTCGTAACAGAACATCATTCGAGAATGCCCGAAACATAGATGCGGTGATTTTTGATAAAACCGGTACTTTAACCCAGGGTAAGTTTGGAGTGACTGATATAATACCCATTGCTGATGGAATTGATACTCGTGAAGTTCTAAAGTACGCAGCATCACTTGAAGCCTATTCTGAACACCCCATTGCCAGGGGGCTGGCTAAAGAAGTTGATGAACACTATCCTGTTGATAAATTCCAAGCCATTCCTGGCAAAGGGGTTAAAGGAATCATCCAGGGCCGTAGGGTGGAGGTGGTCAGTCCTGGCCACCTCACAGAAAGGGGATTTACCCTGGATAATGAAGAGTTGAATGAACTATCCCGGGAAGGAAAAACCATAGTTATGGTACTGGTTAATGGAGTACTTACCCTGGCAGTGGCTCTGGCAGATATCATCCGGCCAGAATCAAAGGAAACAATTTCCAGTCTTAAAAGTATGGGCATTAAATGTATCATGATCACCGGGGATAAAAAAGAAGTTGCTGAATGGGTTTCCAGCGAACTGGGACTGGACCAGTACTTTGCAGAAGTTCTACCATACCAAAAAGCAGGGGAAGTTAAAAAAATACAGGATGGAGGTTTCACCGTGGCCATGACTGGTGACGGGATTAACGATGCTCCCGCCCTGGCCCAGGCTGATGTGGGAATAGCAATTGGGGCGGGGACTGATGTGGCCATAGAAACTGCAGACATAATCCTGGTCCGGAGCAACCCCCTGGATGTCCTTAAAATAATCCAGCTAGCCGGTTCCACCTACCGTAAAATGGTGGAGAACCTGGCCTGGGGGGCAGGATACAACATATTCGCCATACCCCTGGCAGCAGGTGTCTTATCAGCATATGGAATCATCCTAACCCCTGCTATGGGGGCGGTGTTGATGTCCGCCAGTACCATCATTGTGGCGGTTAATTCCCGATTTTTGAGGATGGGGAAATAG
- a CDS encoding class I SAM-dependent methyltransferase, with translation MHTNTLKIINKDHFRQNLNIYTRNAFFKLPKIDNPKILDVGCGTGVPTLELARVSGGEILATDIDQDALDYLDEKMKSEKLEKQVKTLNCSLLDLDFPDESFDIIWAEGSIFAIGFQKGLEDLRRLIKDNGFLVVHDPYQKHVEKKDIIEKSGYRLLDSFMVHHRIWWSQFLRPYEKHIKDLQEKYIDNPQVQQALEDEENEIKMFKNNPEDNCSIFYILQKN, from the coding sequence ATGCACACTAATACTTTAAAAATAATAAATAAAGATCATTTCCGGCAGAATTTGAATATATATACTCGAAATGCTTTTTTCAAACTTCCTAAAATAGATAATCCTAAAATACTTGATGTGGGGTGTGGTACTGGAGTTCCTACCCTTGAACTTGCCAGGGTTAGTGGTGGGGAGATACTGGCCACTGATATAGATCAAGATGCACTTGATTATCTTGATGAAAAAATGAAATCCGAAAAACTTGAAAAACAAGTTAAAACCTTGAATTGTTCGTTATTGGATTTGGATTTTCCTGATGAAAGTTTTGATATTATCTGGGCCGAAGGATCAATATTCGCCATTGGTTTCCAGAAGGGATTGGAAGATTTGAGGCGCTTAATTAAAGATAATGGTTTTCTGGTGGTTCACGATCCCTACCAGAAACACGTGGAAAAGAAGGACATCATTGAAAAATCAGGTTACAGGTTACTGGATTCTTTTATGGTTCATCATCGCATCTGGTGGTCTCAATTCCTCCGGCCCTATGAAAAACACATTAAAGATTTGCAGGAAAAATATATTGATAATCCCCAAGTCCAGCAGGCTTTGGAAGATGAAGAAAATGAAATTAAAATGTTTAAGAACAATCCAGAAGATAATTGTTCTATTTTTTACATTTTGCAGAAAAATTGA
- a CDS encoding PH domain-containing protein: MVNWKIGEEFNPAKQLRNLYFIYFVITIIFSVLIWYIPLAFMVASWITLIISVPLLLILIFVIYWIPKFYTSISYKLDSEEVEWRRGVWFKNTGIIPYNRITNIDIAQGPISRMLSIGSLKIQTAGYSNPNQGWGNSSEITIDGVEGFEELRHIIMDRVKGKKPVGVQTFEEPIGKPEDLPERIIDELVEIKELLQKISEK; the protein is encoded by the coding sequence ATGGTTAACTGGAAAATTGGAGAGGAGTTTAACCCTGCGAAACAGCTGCGAAACCTTTATTTTATATACTTTGTAATTACCATTATTTTCTCGGTTCTTATATGGTACATTCCCCTGGCTTTTATGGTAGCATCATGGATAACCCTTATCATTTCTGTTCCACTCCTGTTGATCCTGATCTTTGTTATTTACTGGATCCCCAAATTTTATACCTCCATCAGTTACAAACTGGATTCTGAAGAAGTAGAATGGAGAAGGGGTGTGTGGTTTAAAAACACAGGTATTATCCCCTATAATCGAATCACCAATATAGATATTGCCCAGGGACCTATATCCCGTATGTTGAGTATAGGATCGTTAAAAATTCAAACTGCCGGTTATTCCAATCCCAACCAGGGATGGGGAAACTCTTCGGAAATAACCATAGATGGTGTGGAAGGTTTTGAAGAACTCAGGCATATTATCATGGACCGGGTGAAGGGCAAAAAACCAGTTGGTGTCCAAACCTTTGAAGAACCCATTGGAAAACCTGAAGATCTTCCAGAAAGGATCATTGATGAACTGGTGGAAATAAAGGAGTTACTCCAGAAAATATCTGAAAAATAA
- a CDS encoding RDD family protein, producing the protein MDRITFLDNARQGKNNWWRYLLTSITTWIGSFILLLLMLIPFIILTPPTDMDINPDKVTEGITPLLFIVTLGIYYTLSFLIFYGFSRFIHHKQIINMINTVNRFNWKRMLKGAGLWSLIMGVAILLDVLLNPSSVKLSLDLPFLTLLILSLIIFTIQASFEEIFFRGYLMQGIGLLTRKPFLPLFFTSVIFAIGHFWNGENFATSLTAVFNMFIFGIVLGIITLGENSLETAIGAHIANNILVTTMVNGVDFMGDLPSMFTMGFEPSLGVPYFILPFILLAVVFWKKSDKLSLIFKTQHRLNETPHIPSEIQCVDCKTINPGISTYCMNCGEPIAREYASIPRKLVAFLIDMMLFTILSGVLLAIMMFLTLTIPNPDILSPELASGIWIILTIIIILFYLILMEKNGKTIGKIVMRLRVVAEDTQKPISYQQSILRNLFLVADMIPFILPGLLGLIVSVKSDRKQRIGDMVAGTIVIRD; encoded by the coding sequence ATGGACCGAATAACCTTTTTGGACAATGCCCGCCAGGGAAAAAATAACTGGTGGAGATATCTCCTAACTAGCATCACAACCTGGATAGGGTCATTTATACTTCTTCTATTGATGTTAATTCCATTTATTATCCTCACCCCTCCCACTGACATGGATATAAATCCAGATAAAGTGACAGAGGGGATAACTCCCCTGCTTTTTATTGTAACTCTGGGGATATATTATACTCTGTCTTTTTTAATTTTCTATGGTTTTTCCCGTTTTATCCATCATAAACAGATTATTAACATGATCAACACTGTTAACCGTTTTAATTGGAAGAGGATGTTAAAGGGGGCTGGTCTCTGGTCCCTGATTATGGGAGTTGCCATCCTCTTGGATGTGCTCCTCAACCCCTCATCAGTTAAACTATCCCTGGATCTACCATTTTTAACCCTCCTAATTCTGAGTTTAATTATTTTTACCATACAAGCCTCTTTCGAAGAGATATTTTTCAGAGGGTATTTAATGCAGGGAATAGGACTCTTAACCCGGAAACCATTCCTTCCCCTTTTTTTCACTTCGGTTATTTTCGCCATTGGACATTTTTGGAATGGTGAAAATTTTGCCACAAGCCTGACAGCAGTTTTTAACATGTTCATCTTTGGAATTGTACTGGGAATAATCACCCTGGGAGAAAACAGCCTGGAAACTGCTATTGGCGCCCATATTGCCAATAACATCCTGGTAACCACCATGGTAAATGGTGTGGATTTCATGGGTGACTTGCCATCCATGTTTACCATGGGATTTGAACCATCCCTGGGTGTTCCCTACTTCATCCTGCCGTTCATCCTTTTGGCCGTTGTATTCTGGAAAAAAAGTGATAAATTATCGTTAATATTCAAAACTCAGCACAGATTAAATGAAACCCCCCACATTCCATCAGAAATCCAATGCGTTGACTGTAAAACCATCAACCCAGGTATTTCCACTTATTGTATGAACTGTGGGGAACCAATAGCCCGGGAGTATGCTTCCATCCCCAGAAAGTTAGTGGCCTTCTTAATTGACATGATGCTATTTACGATTCTATCTGGAGTTTTACTGGCAATAATGATGTTTTTAACCTTAACCATTCCCAACCCTGATATATTAAGCCCTGAACTGGCTTCAGGAATATGGATAATCCTAACTATCATCATAATTCTGTTTTATCTGATTTTAATGGAAAAAAATGGTAAAACTATAGGTAAAATAGTCATGAGACTTAGGGTAGTGGCTGAAGATACTCAAAAACCCATCAGCTACCAGCAGAGTATTTTAAGGAATCTATTCCTAGTTGCAGATATGATTCCATTCATCCTACCAGGTTTATTGGGTCTGATAGTGAGTGTAAAGTCTGATAGAAAACAGAGAATTGGGGATATGGTTGCCGGAACCATTGTAATTAGAGATTGA